A segment of the Aridibaculum aurantiacum genome:
TTGCCAAATTTGTCTGTCTCCAATATGTCTACACCTGACAAGTAGAAGGCAAAATCGGGTTGTACTTTTTCTATCAATTGTTTTACATGAATGCTTACGAGATCGAGGTAAGCATCATCCTGCATGCCTTCGGGTAGTGGTACATCCAGGTCTGACGTTTCTTTATGGAAAGGGTAGTTGTGCGCACCATGCATACTGAAGGTGAATACTTCATCTTTGTGTTCAAACAGTTTGGCTGTGCCATTTCCCTGGTGCACATCCAGGTCAATGATCAGTATCTTCTTAGCAAGATTTTTCTGCAGTAAATAATTTGCTGCAACAGCAAAATCATTTAATAAACAAAAGCCTTCACCCCGATCGGCAAATGCATGATGCGTGCCGCCTGCTACGTTCAATGCTATTCCATGTTGCATAGCAAAGTGGCAACAATCAATTGTGCCTTGGGTAATTACCAGCTCCCTTTGTGTAAGCTGCGGCGACTGCGGAAAACCTATCCTTCGCTGCTCCGATGCAGAAAGCGTTTGCTGCACCAGTTTATCATAATATGCTTTTTTATGTGTCCATAGCACTACCTCTTCAGGACAAGTATGCGGGGCAAAAAAATTATCATTGGTAACAGTGCCTTCATGTAATAGCTGCGCCGGTATAAGCTCATACTTCAGCATAGGGAACCGGTGGTTCTCTGGTAGGGAATGCGCGTAAACAGGATTGAAGGCTATTTTGAGCACAGGCTGTTAAACTACATGGTTAGGCATAACGTCCACCACCGCTGCTTTTTCACCTCTTACTTTGTCGGATGGGAGAATTGCAAAAACACGATCGGTGGCTTTGGGCTCTATATGCGCGGTGCCGGTGAATTTTCCAAAAGCAGGCAACACTGCATAAGATG
Coding sequences within it:
- a CDS encoding histone deacetylase family protein; protein product: MLKYELIPAQLLHEGTVTNDNFFAPHTCPEEVVLWTHKKAYYDKLVQQTLSASEQRRIGFPQSPQLTQRELVITQGTIDCCHFAMQHGIALNVAGGTHHAFADRGEGFCLLNDFAVAANYLLQKNLAKKILIIDLDVHQGNGTAKLFEHKDEVFTFSMHGAHNYPFHKETSDLDVPLPEGMQDDAYLDLVSIHVKQLIEKVQPDFAFYLSGVDILETDKFGKLKVTVEGCKQRDAIVFNLLKQHNIPCTVAMGGGYSPDIRTIVEAHCNTFRLAAQLY